The genomic stretch GGAAAACCATGTAGCAAAGAGAACATTCGTGTATAATATCTCGTGTGGATAGAGAACTCTGAACACTCTTGTCATCTGATTTTTCTGAACTTGTCTCCAAGTGTTGATCTTTATGTTCCATAAAATGTTGTAACttcttaaaagtttttttacagATGTCACATTGATGTAAGAGAGATTTAGAAGAGTCAACTGTAACTTGAGGaggacattttttattaataccatCATGAGTTTCTCTGTGTTCTACTAGATGATGAAGTTTCCTAAATGATTTATCGCAAGGCTCACATCGAAATCCTGCGCTATGATCTtcagtttgttttgtttgaacttgaactttattatctttttcgCTCTTATTGTCTCGGTGTTCAGATGAGCTTTTCCTGCTTAACCGCGACGACATTGCATTTGGCTTGTGGATAGGACGATGTTGGACCAAATGATGCAATTTTCGAAACTCTTTTTTACAAACCTCACAACAGAAAACATTCTTTTTAACTTCGTCATTGTGGACTGATTTAAGATCTTCTTTTCTGTGTTGGAGTTTGtgacttaataaatatgataactGTCTAAAACTTTTGCCACATAGTTCACAcactaaattatttgtattaaatttagctTTATTGACAGTTTTATGTGATAAATGTTCACTTTGCTTTTCAGTATccaaatctttatttattatttcatcgtATTTATCCTTAGCTGGTTTTGAGTCTCTTGATTTTCGTTTTCTCGGTGTTAATATTTCTTCATCCAAATCTATATCTGATTTGCTATCAGTTGATGATCTTTTTGATTCTTGTGAAAATCGCAACCTCGAAGAACTCCTTTTATCCGAGTCCGACCTATTTGGAGATGGACCTGTACAATGTTTCACATgtttaaatacaacattttcaGAACGGAATAATTTGTTACATATTGGACAtacaatgttttcatttatcttaCCCATTGtccaattttcttttattatttcgtcGTCACTACTTTCCTCAGTCTCTGTATGTTCCTTATACGACTTTTCTTCTTGTAATCGTGGCTTTTTCTGAGGACTCGGCGTCTTAGGTGCGTTAGAGTCGACTCCGGGAAGAGGGTTCTTTCTGGGTCGACCTCTACCTCTCTTTACTGGTGTGTTTTGTTGTGAATTATTCTCAGTTGCGTGggttaaaattttgttctcAGATTGTGTTTCAAGTAGCTCAGCAGCTTTGACTAAGTTATCTATAGCTGATATTGGATCTGAGTGAACATATGGCTCAGCCTTATTCACAATCTCTGTGGAGTTTTTCACTACATCTTGCTTCTCCTCCGACACATTACGGTTCAGAAGATAGGATTTCTTGGGTACCAGTGCTTTCGCTTTTTTATCAGCCTTGtcttcgaacctgcgtttttTCTTTGGTGAAGTTTCCATGCCTAAATCACCAGGTTCTATGAGTTCCAATTCAGGTGTTTCAACTGGAGTTAAAACTTGTTTCCTCTGATGTTTACTTTTAGATTTAGTATCGTCTTGTAACTTATTCTCATAACTCTCTAGTATATCAGAATCTAAAGACTCAGAAGCACTGTGGACAAATTTAGAAGACTCAttgatttgaatatttgtagGCGAGAGTTCCTGACCttgcatatttaaaactgGAACAAATTCAGGATTTGTGTCCATGAATACAACTTTAACAGGTTTATcttcaattattgtaattggGCCTTCAAGCTGCCGCTTTGCTGTTAATGCAGATTGATATGCAATCTGAACTTTGGATTGATAATTCTTGTTATATGTTTCATTAGACACCTTGGCCGTTGGAATTTTACTGGAATGATTATGACGTGCAGCGTTATGCTTATTTGTCGATTTAGCTTTGGATTCAGCAAGCATAAGTTCATTtcttgacaatttttttacggGAATGTCTTTTGGTACTACactctttataacattatgcGGTTCTTTTCTATCAAAATTAACAGTTAGTAAATTTTCATACGTAAAGGAATTTCGTCTAGCAAACTTATCAAAATCTTTCTCTGTGATAATTGGTTCTTTTTTAGCACCGCTATCACATATCGTACTACCAACTATTTCATTAACCTTAGTATCCTtacatagtaatttaatatcccCTGTAATTGGTATATGCTCAATGATTTCTTCGTCAGATATATTGGCCTTTTCATGTTCCTTAATAACATTTTGGTGAGGTTTATTTGTGAATGGTGGAAGATTTACTAATGGGTCTGGTTTATTTGAATTAGAAGTTTTTATATCTGCATTACTTGACTTGGATTCTTGTGTTAGCGCTGGTAACTCATGTGGCGGTCTCTCCACGAAAGGAATTCCATgcaattcattcattttcttttcaatatcATCTAATGTAATCTGATACGCATTTTTGTCTTTCTCACTTGCATTACTTTCGACACTCTGCTTATGCTCGTCTTGGGTAGCTTTCACTGGAAGTGCTCGATTAATAATCCcttcaattgttttatcaattaaatcttgattattaatttctttcctTTGAGTTGGTTTTTTAGCCACCAGGTCAACATCCGATTTTGTTGATGTAGTTTTCAAtgttgaagattttttttcatctttaAGAATTTGTGTGTTATCAGTCTGCTCAATAttcggtttatttttaaaagtaacagTTGTTACTTTTGGTTTATTAGAAGAATTTACATCTTGGGCTTTTGATACAACAATATTGTTAGATTGTCTTTGACTATCTATTTTCTTCAACACATCTCTCCTGTTCAGATCTTTAGGTTGTTTTAGTTGTTTTGTGCTGGAATTATTAGAAGCAACTTttgtttcctttattttatttaaaaattcttgtcTGTTGGCTTCAGTCCACTTTCCAAAAGGCACTGCGGCGCAATTTTTCTTAttggtttgttttgtttggGTATTAGCAAGTAAATCAATTTTTGAGTCAATCTTTACAATGGATGTGTTTGCCTTTACGGGCAATTTCACGGGTTTTTGAATATCATCAGCTGATTTTATTTCAGGAagagaaattgttttattttctgtaggtataataatattatgtttatttatatccatGAAAGAGcaatctttattttctttcacttgattttgaataatatttgaattaatttttgtttcattttcaatagGTTTTAAGGATATAACATCCTCAACCAGAGCAGTGTCAATTTTTTGTACTGTAGTATCAGTAGTATTATGAATTTGCTGTTGGCTTTCATTAGATTTTATAGGTAACATCTCAGTGATTTTGAGATTAGGTACCAATTTCAAATCTTCTTGAATTGTTTCCTTTTCcactatatttaattgttcttGATTTTGCTTGTTTGTGGGTGTTGAATCGCATAgctttataacttttttattgtatttgttaagtTCTATTTCAGTTGAAGTAGTTACATCAGCTAAGGTTTTTTCAGCTTCAATAGCTTTATGTTTTACTCCTGTTAACGTTAAATTGTCACCAATGTTAGGCACATTTGTTTTGTCTAAAGAACTCTTAGTATGCTTTAAGTCAGTTCCAATATTTTgaatgtcttttattttatttgtatcatcAGTAAGTTGcttcttatttttttgattagAACAGTAAGTATCTCTAACATCAATTTTAGCGTCCGAGATCAATTGCCTTGGTTCAGAGTCAACTATTATTTGATCCTTTTCAACTGCCTTTGTTTTACTTGTGTCACTATTTTTTTCGTTACTTGTATTTGTTGGTGAagatatattttcaacaataacTAGCTTATCTTCAACAGTCTCTGTATCATCACCTGTAATTAAATCAACACTGTTTTTGTTACAGATGAGAATCAAGTCTGATGATTTTTCCTCAACAGTTTTATTGACTTTATATGTATCTTCCGCATTATTTTCTGTTGAAACTATTGTTTTTTCGAAGTTTTTATCTTCGTTTATAACAATTGGGgcttttaaagtaatttcattacttaaatttgaatctttattttctatacctacactttgttttataatctttttctctattttattgtctattaAATCAGCTTTACATTCCTTCTCATCTATGACCAAAGGTTTATCTTCAGAAGTATGCACTATGTCAGGTAATGTTTTATCTAAAACATCTTTCTCATCgttttcattgttttcaattaaCTCCTTGTTTTTGATAGGTGTGTCAGACAATTTATGTTTGCTACATTCAGTATGAACTTCTATAGTTTTCTTGATATTATCAGATTGTCTGTTTGGATGCAATTGCTGGTCTaccattgtttttgttaagggTATTCCTTCTTTATTGGGCGTAGAGTGGTATGTCATTGGGGTAAAAGTACTTATTACTGGTGATTTACGTGATTcactaaatttcattacttttccattaaaattgaCTTTTGaatcttcttttatttgaatacttgTCTCTACCTCAACATCTTTACTTTCTGTCTCATTTTGCGGGTTTTTAAGTGTATTTTCAGtagttttgttattatcaGACTCTATCAATGGCTTGTCATGATTAACAAGACTCTTAGGGGAACTTTCCTTAGGTTCTTCATTGGTGATGggctaaaacaaaaatgttatattaaaataaagttaagttTAAGTAATCAATCAGCTACAAATATGTctcgattaaaattattaaatacattgtgTGTCTCCAAGTGGAAAACATTAAATCTCTTGATAAtacaaatctttaaaattaactagctgtgacccgcggttgaaaccgcgtaagtccgtatcccgtagaaatatcggtataaaaagtgcctatgtgttatttcagttgtccagctatctccgaagcaaaatagtattattattcaccaatagatgtcaggaaaaaaaaaacatgaataaatcacgaatatgacattttctaaaaaaaatttctagctagatcgatttatcacCCACGAAACCCTAtacactaaatttcatgaaaatcgttggagcaaATTCCgagatttcaattatatatatagatatatatgtatatatatacaagaattgctcgtttaaaggtataagattagtCAAATATATACACCTATTTTACCATTGTActatgtttgaattaaatatgtcaatTTACAGCAGGTCAAAATAGAGTCTAAAGGAGTTGGACACTATCAAAGTTTCATgagcttatattattattattatagttctTACCACTTCCTTTGGTACTTCAATCTCAATTTCTTCATATACTTCTAAATTGCCTTCTGCATTTTCCCTGGAATTAAAGtattgtatgaatttatttattaaaaaaaacagtggtGTCTCAGTGTTGAGGATCTTGGATAATAAATTTGGGGATCGGAGACTAGGCGAGAGTgcaggtatatatatatagtatagtatatagtatagtatatattatagtgcacatgcaaataaattgaattttcaatttatttgcgcGTGTGGATAACATTACCACTGCCCAGAACAGTACAGGAGAACATTGTGAGGAAAGCatcatgtccaagaattaaaagtttgacatgtaacatctgccAAGCTCCACTTGGCTagcatggtggattatggcctcgACCCTTATAGGAGTcctgtgtcccagtagtggaaaaatatttgggctgatgatgatgaattcatttttataattactattgatattacaaattaagtCAGGATTAAATACTATTccatatatttctaaaaattacaatacataaaataagaactttacaaaaaaaattgcaaactTTACTCTAAAGGCATCTTGAATCCAGTGTACTTCATTAGTAATTTTAGTAAacatagtcaaaggaaaagagATAAGTGCTTCGTCAGATCTAAATCTCactatcaaatttcatctaaattgtTTCAGTGATTTAGGTGTGAAGATGAGACAGACAAATTGCttttgcattaattttattatagtagcAACTAACATTACAAAACACAGAAATATAGCAGTTCAAAAAGCAGTGGTGTCTCAGTGGTTAGTGCCACAGACTTAAAATTAGTAAGTCATTAACTTCAATTAGGGTTCGAGATCTgtacatgtggataacatcatcactTCTCGATAACactgaaggaaaacattgcgAGGAAACCAGCATGTTTGAGAAAAGTTTGACAACATGCAATATCTGCCATCCCGCAAGTGCGGGAAGGTCTGGTCAAGTGACCAGCGTAGTGGATTagggcctaaaccctcataagaggcctatgtcccagcagtgggaacatgtatgggctgatgatgatagcTGTTTATAGTAagtaaaatgtaacaaataggCTTTACATAGCTAATTTCTATGAGACTATCTAAGCTTTATCTTCATCACacatataactataatatacaagcattagtaaaaatattgattttgtcaagagtaaaattttaacaaggGCTAATTTtaaggaatatttaaaattttaagaaagcagtggtggctcagtgattaataaataaattgatttttcaatttatctgcgcatgtggatatcatcaccactgcttaaacggtgaaggaaaacatcgtgaggaaaccggcatgtccaagaattaaaagttcgacgacatgtgacccgcacttggccagcgtggtggattatggcctgaaccctcataggaggcctatgtcccagcagtgagaacatatatgggctgatgatgaattttaAGGAAATAAGTGTTTCTGTAGGATGTTTgaaatcttataatttttacttgtGGAATGGTTGAACTGTGAGTCACTGTTTACATTTGATTAGtgtattgaatgaaattaactAGTGAATGTATTTAGAGAACACAAGAAACTTTTTACATCTACACACTTTACTTGATTTAAGGTATATTGTAGGAGTTTATGATTAAAGTTGTCTTTCACTTATAGAAAGCGTATTAAGAGATAAAACAGTATGTTAACTATTGtctcaaatttataaaatacaagaagtaaaaaaaataataatgcaaataatttcAGATAATTCAGATATTAGGAATATTCAACGAACatctaataatacaaataaaaatatatttatctcacCTGACTTTGAGAAATTTAAAGCATGGTTGTTGTTCATTATCAGTGACAATTTGCACAGCAGCTAGTTCTTCTTCACCTGGTTTTCTATATAGATACAAATCATTACCAATATCTATGGCATCAACATTTTTTCCATCAATCTGAAGGACTACTTCTGTGTCTTTACTCTTTATTGCATCTGCAACATCTGTAGCCTCTACTACATTATCTGCTTTATCCACACATACTACATTGGTAACATCTTCTGATATAAGAGTTGAATTTGATTTTCCATCATCCGGAGGAACATTATCATCGATAACCAGTTCATCACCATCATATGAATTGTCATCAAAAATGTTAACACCACCTGACAAGATATTTGCAGCTTCTATTTGTTTGCCAATTTTGAAACTTCCTAAATCATTGGTTTTCGGTATAGGAGATAGGTTAGATATTAAATCAGAGTCAGAAATCGGTCTATCTACATTGGCGGGAGCCGCATTGCCGTCTTTTGTCGGTGAAACACTAAAAGTGGAATCAACTTCTGACAGCGAAAAGAATTTTGATGAACTTTCGTTAGCTGTTATATACGCTTCGCTAGGAGGTGACGATGTATCCAAAGTGAAGTCTTTGGAACGTTCCGCTTCGCCCCGAATCTGGTTCAATCTATCCATTATCACAATTCATCTGTTTTGACATAAAATTCGCAATAAGAAGAGATTTATGTACGCGGCGTTTTAAACTTTATCAGCTATTATACGacagttaacaaaaacatttgatGGTTGACCAATTAGCACTTAGGTCAATAGCAGAATTACAAGTGAAACTTTTTACTGGAACGAACGATAATGAAAATGACACCTTTATTGAAAACTGAACAATACGATTAACAAGATGTGAAAGATTGATTTAAGAAAAAtggttaaatattacattatacatatattaataaattcatttaaaaaacgctataataatatttttgtagcaattttgttaaaaacacaacacatcaattttataaagatgGACGTCGTGAAAAATAGATAACGGTGTTGCCGTTATCTTATAATTTCTGATTgatcattgttattaaaaaaatcgcaaattatataaacaggCATAATCAAAAATGAATGTCTATTAAGTatgttttacaaaatacaataaatcgtCTGACTGTATTATTCTTCTCTTCATCACCTCAATAACTATTTGCTAATTTAAGTGAAATGAAAAAGTAAGATacgtttcaaaaaaaaatatagctaaaattacaatataatatcaacatcaaaacataataattagggtaaaaaactaaaaacgcacttaacaaaaaaaatcaagtaatTTGAGTCAAGTTTGCTCTCTGCGCTTACACTAAACTAAATGTCGCCTTAATTTGACTGAACGACTTAATTTAGTCGTCACTGAATTAAAGAAAGTGTTATCGCATcagttattttgtattctaaATATAGAAGTCACAATGGTTGTTAAATGATGAATTTAAAACCTAATTAGAAACGCATTTAGGAAAGTTTAGATACCTTAAAATAcgataatttttacttatataaataatattacttgaCTTTTAAAAATGCCCCATATTTTTCAGGTACAATTTTTGTCAGCACGGTTTgggatattaaataatagaatataattttcaatcttGGTaccaattttcttttatcacATGTCACCTTCGGCACTTATGCTTTCTTGTATGATAGTATTTTGCTGTAGAATAAACGGTATTATAAGATTGATTGATATGTAACCTCAACAATCTCGAATCCATCCGTAGCTAATTTCTGAATCCGTTGgttctaaatatattctaagTCTATTCCTTAATTAAGTGCCTAAATTTAGGCCAGTGTGATCAGAAACctctaatttctaaatttgcatcaaaatattgaaactaAATGTAGGGACGTGTAATAACTACTAAGCGCATTAAACGAAGAAGGTTattgtaaggaaattatttaatcactgGGATTTGTGTTGCCACTTTAGCTCTTTCCTGGTGATTAAAcccgcttttaaaatatagctcTAAAGAAGGCAAGCTAGACTAAAGTTTTCCTTTTTCGTATATTCAACAATTAGCTCTAAATTAACGTGATTGTTCATTGAAGTTCTAGTTAGCTTTGAGTCAACCAATCAAAATGCTCGGAGTAATTATGTTAcagagttttatttaaaccataaaatctttaaattttttgtgttctgAATGTACTCACTTCttgataacaatttattaatattaagaccATTTATACACTCGCAGAGATCTGTGTTGCCCTCTTTTGAAAAACTAGGTGGCAACACTTTTTGGTCTTTACCGGTGACGTTTAGAatacgttaaatatttttaaaagtctgCTGTTCTTTAATTTAccaatgaaagaaaatattgcataaatGTACACAATTATCTAACTGAAGgtagattttttatgaaatttcatcTTTCAAAATGGCTCCACGAGAAACAGTTAAAGCTACTCCAAAGTTACAACGCACTATAACAAAAGCTACAAAACCTAAGGCGTCGCCTGTTAGTGTTAAAAAAGTGATGTCGAAGAATACAAAAGACAGGATCCCCATTAAAGGTAAATAATCAACTGTAATAATGCAAGTGTTATCTACTATTCAAATaatcacaatattttcatCTATTTTTAGTGATTAACACGAATATTGAATCAAGAGCCCGGACAAATACTGTACCAAAAGTATCCACACCAAAACCGAAAGAGAATAAATCTGTCCCTTTTCCTGCTAGCGTTTCCAAAAGTGCTAAAAAGGCAAATTGGAAAAAGCGACCAAAGCCAGCACATTCGGGCGTTCCTGTACCCgagaaaatgaaaaagttattGGAAAAACAACTGCAAGACTCTGATTGCagcttataaaaatacgatatttgtttaaaattgatttatttgtacagTAGGTAGTTCACTTATTAGTTTTTgggtatgtataaattataaaagacatTAATTGTCTTAAGACAATGGAAACAATTTTTCctgtatgattttaaatactatttaagtattattgttACTGGATAAAATAAGCAAGAGCTacgacatttaaatattagtacttcatcttatcttttttttatgtttagttaaaattgactattaagtaataaaataaatcccaTGTttcctaatataataataacaaaaatagtctttttaaattatatacatataaatgttatattacttCGTTCTTTTGGATACCATTTATCagatattaataacatttgttCAATGTTCAAAATCgcgtttttaacaaaacaaacttaaTTCTTAATAACACATTTAGTTTTAGCACTTTACAGTTGATTCTTGcctattcaattttaatgtaacatgtttttattatgtatgacttatttagtatttttttcatcatgacttgtctttcttttaaatataaagaattttgattaaataaagttatatttggtataattattgtttatttaattactcttCTAGATAAACTTGTGCatactaaacatttttaaaaatataatgtattatagcATATAAGCGCAGAGCTCGATGTCAATGCCATTTAAAGTATATTGCAatcaatagataaataatatactagtaGACTATcctggcttcacccgtggtacatttagTATATCCTATAACTATGAGGTATCTCAAGTTACAtattcaacaataaaataattttcgaaattGGTACTgtcaatagttcctgagacaCCACTGTGTACACACAAACTACAGTTAATTAGTGTAATAACTAAcatataattagttttatgcatcgggcaaataacattttagcTAAAGCGCAGTGAAGTATCCCATCAGAATAGGTCCACTTGATCATCAGATTAACCAGATGAAACAAACATCTAAACCTAACCAGTATCAGGTTCCACTCTTTGGGTCCATCCTCCGTCTTAGTTTGGATAAATTTGGGAATATGTAATCAATTTTGGTGTCATTGGATAGGTCTTTGTTAATGAAAACCAAAATGTAAAGGTTTCCCTTCCAAAATTCAAGATGAGCTAAATATTGTAGTCCACGcgaacgaagccgcgggaggaaagctaaatattaaaaatttctttgatttaatgcgaatataatacatttagaaatcaaaatttattaactggTTTAAACGCCActattctataaattaaatctgacTTAATAACATCCTTTCTTTCTCACCAATCCTCACTaatatcacaatataataaatgcgaaaagtAAAGCAAGTAGGTTGTGGTTGTTAATGtcatgtgatatctgccaacccatACTGGAAACCTCAGGCTTGAACCGTTTAAGGACCATGATGACGAAGCGGTTATGatgataaattatgtttgtcatcgaaagtgtttgtttattcgtTTCGATTTTTGTGGCTGGTGATAGTCAGGAGATTAGAGAGTGATAGGTATCTGGGCTACTTTTCTCATTGGAATTGCCTCCTTTCGCCATGCGGCCCAAGTTGTGGGCGGAAAGCTTGGTAgtaatcgcgtttaaaatctgttgaaaaaaaaaacgcgttgaattgtcaataatttataaaagactagaattttatttgttttgtataatctACAGCAAATTATAATCCAAAATATTATGGGAGTATGCACGAATTCacatacctacctatataatatCTCAAAGCCGAGGGCCCCCTATTGCGTGTAAGAAAAAATTTACGAAATTTTTCTACATCTTTAATATCGGAGTCCAGCACGCTTTGGTGCGAATTGGCTCGCACCGTGAAAGTACCACATGCAGTCTCTACATGTGgtaccttttataaataaaaaaaataattaattacacataaaatattatgcgaACTATCAGTATAGtcaaaccaaataaaaaccaaagcaaattatcaaaattcctAAACTAGCAGTAGATTGCATGTTCAAAAAATCTGACCATGAGCTTTAAGAAGGGTGATTTCACTGGAATATAACGAGCATATCTATGACCTATCATATTACTTCGCATCATCGTCGATGCCCTATGCAGAGCATCGACGCATGCGTAACACTTTCAGCATCTCAAATGTACTTGATGATGATGCACATTCAGTAGATGTCACATGATTACGCGAAGTCTTTTGAGTCGACTGAGTAGTTTTGATGTGATACCAACAGAGAAAGTCGAAGTCGATTATCgacatttatgaaataagcATAGAGCTATATACCTACTTTAGATcggtatgttataaaaataatgaataaaaaaaaatttgtactATTTATCGAATGCtttcacaattaataaaaaaaaaaccgccATATGCACAGTtcgattttttaaaactaaaatttgtcCTCCAAAGAATTTTATACGTCTTCCGTAAGGAACGCCCAGTGCCGATTATTGGGTAGAGCGATAGCCGAAgagtaacataatattacggGTATTGCTCTAGGCACCAGATCGTAAAGGTCGCCAGAATGAATAGGAAACGCAAATGATAGCTTAACCCTTGACATCCTAGAAACCTAGTCATTTTATAACACAAgatgtattttgaaaaatataaaacaaacacgtaTCAAGCTTTTTGGTAAAAGATGCCAGCCCTTTTTTAGATTTCTACCTCATTAAGAATTTCAAACAGCAGTCgcggtggctcagtggtgagaacctcatACTTCAAAACTGATAAGTCGAGGTTTGAGTGCGAGCGAGCgtgaaggaaataaattgatttttcaatgtatctgcacatgtggataacatcaccactgcttaaaacggtgaaggaaaacatcgtaaggaaaccggcatgtccaagaatcaaaagtttgtCACTTGTCCATCGTGGTGGATTATTGGGCTGAACACTCTGGATcctaggaggcctgtgtcccagcagtggaaacatatcTGGGCTGATGGTGAAGAATTTcaaacaagtttttttttaccttcctacatataaatagaagataaatataataagtatgtaGAAGGTAAAGTTATAAATGACTATATAGTCATAGTCATTAATTCCAAATTTTCCTTTCGGAAtggtatattttacattagcatgcgcttaaaaaaatataggctTTGTTAGATCGATCTTAGTctcgaatataattttattacacaagaTGTTCATAATAAATCCAGAGACATAAAATCAACCACTTTTGACAAGCATACAAGTACTTAtcttatta from Zerene cesonia ecotype Mississippi unplaced genomic scaffold, Zerene_cesonia_1.1 Zces_u002, whole genome shotgun sequence encodes the following:
- the LOC119838308 gene encoding uncharacterized protein LOC119838308 isoform X2, which encodes MDRLNQIRGEAERSKDFTLDTSSPPSEAYITANESSSKFFSLSEVDSTFSVSPTKDGNAAPANVDRPISDSDLISNLSPIPKTNDLGSFKIGKQIEAANILSGGVNIFDDNSYDGDELVIDDNVPPDDGKSNSTLISEDVTNVVCVDKADNVVEATDVADAIKSKDTEVVLQIDGKNVDAIDIGNDLYLYRKPGEEELAAVQIVTDNEQQPCFKFLKVRENAEGNLEVYEEIEIEVPKEVPITNEEPKESSPKSLVNHDKPLIESDNNKTTENTLKNPQNETESKDVEVETSIQIKEDSKVNFNGKVMKFSESRKSPVISTFTPMTYHSTPNKEGIPLTKTMVDQQLHPNRQSDNIKKTIEVHTECSKHKLSDTPIKNKELIENNENDEKDVLDKTLPDIVHTSEDKPLVIDEKECKADLIDNKIEKKIIKQSVGIENKDSNLSNEITLKAPIVINEDKNFEKTIVSTENNAEDTYKVNKTVEEKSSDLILICNKNSVDLITGDDTETVEDKLVIVENISSPTNTSNEKNSDTSKTKAVEKDQIIVDSEPRQLISDAKIDVRDTYCSNQKNKKQLTDDTNKIKDIQNIGTDLKHTKSSLDKTNVPNIGDNLTLTGVKHKAIEAEKTLADVTTSTEIELNKYNKKVIKLCDSTPTNKQNQEQLNIVEKETIQEDLKLVPNLKITEMLPIKSNESQQQIHNTTDTTVQKIDTALVEDVISLKPIENETKINSNIIQNQVKENKDCSFMDINKHNIIIPTENKTISLPEIKSADDIQKPVKLPVKANTSIVKIDSKIDLLANTQTKQTNKKNCAAVPFGKWTEANRQEFLNKIKETKVASNNSSTKQLKQPKDLNRRDVLKKIDSQRQSNNIVVSKAQDVNSSNKPKVTTVTFKNKPNIEQTDNTQILKDEKKSSTLKTTSTKSDVDLVAKKPTQRKEINNQDLIDKTIEGIINRALPVKATQDEHKQSVESNASEKDKNAYQITLDDIEKKMNELHGIPFVERPPHELPALTQESKSSNADIKTSNSNKPDPLVNLPPFTNKPHQNVIKEHEKANISDEEIIEHIPITGDIKLLCKDTKVNEIVGSTICDSGAKKEPIITEKDFDKFARRNSFTYENLLTVNFDRKEPHNVIKSVVPKDIPVKKLSRNELMLAESKAKSTNKHNAARHNHSSKIPTAKVSNETYNKNYQSKVQIAYQSALTAKRQLEGPITIIEDKPVKVVFMDTNPEFVPVLNMQGQELSPTNIQINESSKFVHSASESLDSDILESYENKLQDDTKSKSKHQRKQVLTPVETPELELIEPGDLGMETSPKKKRRFEDKADKKAKALVPKKSYLLNRNVSEEKQDVVKNSTEIVNKAEPYVHSDPISAIDNLVKAAELLETQSENKILTHATENNSQQNTPVKRGRGRPRKNPLPGVDSNAPKTPSPQKKPRLQEEKSYKEHTETEESSDDEIIKENWTMGKINENIVCPICNKLFRSENVVFKHVKHCTGPSPNRSDSDKRSSSRLRFSQESKRSSTDSKSDIDLDEEILTPRKRKSRDSKPAKDKYDEIINKDLDTEKQSEHLSHKTVNKAKFNTNNLVCELCGKSFRQLSYLLSHKLQHRKEDLKSVHNDEVKKNVFCCEVCKKEFRKLHHLVQHRPIHKPNAMSSRLSRKSSSEHRDNKSEKDNKVQVQTKQTEDHSAGFRCEPCDKSFRKLHHLVEHRETHDGINKKCPPQVTVDSSKSLLHQCDICKKTFKKLQHFMEHKDQHLETSSEKSDDKSVQSSLSTRDIIHECSLCYMVFPNEHSLNKHTIICLRKKKQSAAKAKQTEEKIVSDDDNKEEKEQETDSKINADVMPLDNIKSENTNTHDLPEITKTIHTIHCATSKSEEHDIEIDNSDNKSDDIPLIKAKESETIDNKTVNEFETKPLNTPIIETIVIPDTPTPKKRTATKEKSGTTVTKKQKTLNVTMPVIEENKSARTSNDDDDADEDDDEVRYMLNPHLKLDDTVEEKFMKVRAKKRSSLQLERPNSKDLVIRRISLQHPPKIPRLKAKPVEAKIQTTIKNAKAPTLDTVPSTDSDDSDIKYSFPKTTPVKQTPKKVDKSNRKIIGDKRKSLSSIAKRKSLGKHKQNTPVKKIRKRTAEVEHRCDCGQLFSSAALLSRHTTLAHTPPRIRRRRSPPPDTKLQKPLNLLKTNIKQSQSSVTQAKPQSQQLKQKPTTKQKPSLAKQKLNLIQQKQTSSQQKQTLKQQKNTSNQQKQTLTQQKSNAQSSPTRSKSNNINNAEYGGQCHRGVCPIACEPFLSSKTSR